In Chloroflexota bacterium, the sequence GGTGCGGCATCGCCCTGTCACGGATGGGCCGCCACGATGAAGCCCTGGCTGCTTTGCAGCGGGCTTTAGAGCTTGATCCAAGCAGGGCGGCAACCCATTATGAGATAGGCTCTATATGTGCCCAGACCGGGCGCCTGGACATGGCTCTAACGGCTCAGCAGCGGGCTATTCAGCTGAGCCCGGATACAGCCGCCTATCATCGAGGACTGGGCGTAACCTATGCCCTAGCAGCCCGTTATGAGGAGGCCGCCGCTGAATTGGAAGAAGCGCTGCGCCTGGATCCAAACCAGGCTGAGCTTCATAACGAGTTGGGGGCGGTCTACGAGTCCCAACAACGCTACAAGGAAGCGTTAGCTGCGTATCGTCGGGCTACCGAACTGGCCCCACACGTGGCCCTCTACCACCGTAATGCTGGTGTCGTCCATCGTTTACTGCGCCAGCAAGAGCAATCATTGGGGGAGTTGCGCATCTTCGCCGGACGCTGGTCAACCAGCTTTGTTGACGCTGCGGCTGAATTGGAAGAGGCTATACGGCTGGATCCAAACTACGCCGATGCCCATTCTGAGCTCGGTCTAGTCTATCAGTTGGGAGGTAGGGCAGAGGAAGCCTTAAGAGAACATATGCGGGCCGTGGAGCTCGATCCAACACGAGCAGCCTATCACCTTAAGCTTGGCGTGATGTATAAGCACACAGAGAAGTTAGAGGAAGCAGAGCGCGAGTTGAAAGAGGCGGTCAGGCTATCAGCCGATTATGCTGAAGCACATAATGAGCTGGGCACAGTCTTAGAGCTGCAGGGAAGGTATAGGGAAGCCCTTCTGGAATACGAGCGGGCCGTCCAGTTGCGTTCTGATAGAGCTGTCTATCACTATAACTTAGGGGCGCTTTACGCTCGCTTGCAGCAGTACGAGGAAGCTGTTAAGTCCCTTGAGCAAGCAGTTGGACTTGATCCTCGCTATGCCGAGTGGCACAACACTTTGGGCTCCGTCTACCAGCACCAAGAGCAGTACGTCGAAGCCCTGGTGCAATACCGCCGCGCCGCAGAAATCCAACCCAAGATAGCTACCTATCATCGCAATATAGGTACAGTCTGCGCCCTCCTGGGACGGACGGAGGAAGCGGCTGGTGCCTTGGAACAGGCTATTGGTCTCGAACCGACTATAGCCTCCTGGTACAACGAGCTGGGCAATGTCTATCACGAGCTGGGTTACCACGAGCGAGCTCTACATGCCCACGCCAAGGCCAAAGAGTTAGAGCCCGATAAGGCCATTTATTATTACGATACCGGCTTGGTTCTCAAATCCTTGGGTGAGATGGAAGAAGCATTGAGCGAGTTCAGCGAAGCACTGAGTCTGAATCCAACCCTACACCAGGCTTACAATCAACTAGGGGAGATCTATGAACATCAAGGGCGTTATGAGGATGCCTTGGTTGCTTTCAAGCAGGCCGTTGACCTGGCTCCAGATATGGCTCTCTATTGCCGTAACTTAGGCGTGTCTTACAGGCGTTTATCTCGTCCGGATGAAGCCGCCGCCGAGCTGGAAGAAGCGCTAAGATTGGCCCCCGATCATGCCGGCGTTCACTATGAGCTAGGGATCGTCTATGAATTGCAAGGGCGCTATGAATCGGCCCTCCAGGCGTATCGGAAAGCAGCAGAGATTGACCCAGAGAACGCCACCTATCATCATAAGACCGGTATACTTTACCGTGAATTACAACGCTACAACGCCGCTGCTGAGGAGCTGGAAAAGGCTATCACCCTACGACAGGACGTTGCTGAGTGGTATAACGATCTGGGGATGGTTTATGAGGCCCAAGAGCGCTATGTGGAGGCGCTGCACGAATATGAGCAAGCGATCAGACTTAATATGGATGAAGCGACTTATCACCGCAATGCTGGTGTGATTTTAAAACAGTTGAAGCGTTATGATGAGGCCATCGTTGCATTGCAAAAAGCAGTAAAACTGAAACCAGACTACGCTGATGCCTACCGGCAGCTGACCGCAGTGACTGCCTTGTCCCTGATCACACGAGGGTTGAAGAAACATTGAGGCTCCAGGAGATTTACGAGAGGGCAGAGTTGTCCATCAGGCTGGGAACCTTCGACTATGCCCTCGCCCTCTGTCGACAGGTCTTAGCCCGTTTCCCCCAAGATGTGCGCACGCTCTGCCTACTTGCTCAGGCTGCGCTGGAACAAGGACACGCTTCGCGCGCCAGTAAGCAATTTAAGAAGGTACTGGCTCTTGATCCGGAGAACATCCTGGCCCGCAGTGGATTGGGGGTGGCCCAGCAACAGCTCGGTGATCTTAGCGGCGCAATAGAGCAATTTGAGCAAGCCTACGAGCTCAGTCCAAATAACACTGATCTGCGGGAGAGCTTACAGCAACTTTATGCTCTGCGAGATGGGGAGGCTCCGCCAACCCTGAAGGTGTCACGCTTCTCGGTAGCTCGCTGGCGACTGCGCCAGAAACAGTACGCCGAGGTCCTGGCTGAGGTTGAATGGCTGCTGGCTGAAAAGCCAGCCTGCGTTGCGCCAAAATTGGCCTGGGCCGAGGCCCTTTGGCGTAGTGGCCAGCACCGCAAAGCAGAACAGGCTTGCCAACGTATTTTGGAGGACTCTCCCGACTGTCTGAAAGCTAAGCTGATCCTAGCGGCTATACAGAGCAGTGATGGTGCTCGCGAGCGTCAAGGGGTTGATTTATTACATGAGGCGCTCAGTCTGGACCCTAGCGGGACGGTGGCCAGGGCTGTTTTCGGCGATAGCAATCTCAGAGTACCCTCACTCTTTGAGGATATTGAGATTGATCTACCCCGCGATCTAGCTGAGGCCCCGCCAGAGGTAGAAGCGGCTTTGTCTCTCGCCCCCAGGTTATTGGCCACCGAATCGGAGGAGGAATGGACGCCACCACTGGACTTAATCGCCCCCCTTCCGCAAGAGGCTCCTAAATCGTGCGCTCATCCAGATGTGGCCCATGCTTACACGTCTATCACTCGGCTCAGCAGTGAGCTATTGGAGGGACGACCAAAAGCCATCCGCGTTACGCCTCGCCTGGGGGCTCTCCCCGTCTATACACTCATCAGCAGTAAGACGAAGATAATCGCCAAATACGGCCTGAGTGGGTTTCAGAGGCTGGAGGCTAAGTTGCGAGAGTTACAAGAGGTGTTGAGAGGTCCGCACTCAGCGGTTCGTCTGATCTATGTTGATGATGAATCTTCTCTCTCGCCCTATGGGCTGACTCCGATTGACCCCACGCAGCCGACAGCAGTAAAGGGGGTCATAGACCGTTTGGAGCAAGACATCACCCAAAATGGGGGTGAATTAGCTCATCTGCTCATCATCGGTGGGGATAGCGTCATTCCCTTCTTTCGCTTACGCAACCCGGCTGAGGATGATGATGGGGAGGTTCTCTCGGATAACCCTTATGCCTCTGGCGATGCAGAGTTTCTCATCCCTGAACGTTCTGTAGGTCGATTCCCTGATGGTGAAGACAGTGATC encodes:
- a CDS encoding tetratricopeptide repeat protein translates to MSIRLGTFDYALALCRQVLARFPQDVRTLCLLAQAALEQGHASRASKQFKKVLALDPENILARSGLGVAQQQLGDLSGAIEQFEQAYELSPNNTDLRESLQQLYALRDGEAPPTLKVSRFSVARWRLRQKQYAEVLAEVEWLLAEKPACVAPKLAWAEALWRSGQHRKAEQACQRILEDSPDCLKAKLILAAIQSSDGARERQGVDLLHEALSLDPSGTVARAVFGDSNLRVPSLFEDIEIDLPRDLAEAPPEVEAALSLAPRLLATESEEEWTPPLDLIAPLPQEAPKSCAHPDVAHAYTSITRLSSELLEGRPKAIRVTPRLGALPVYTLISSKTKIIAKYGLSGFQRLEAKLRELQEVLRGPHSAVRLIYVDDESSLSPYGLTPIDPTQPTAVKGVIDRLEQDITQNGGELAHLLIIGGDSVIPFFRLRNPAEDDDGEVLSDNPYASGDAEFLIPERSVGRFPDGEDSDLSLLLAQIETASAQRRQPVRTPKPLGCLTLYLGLAFWLKRYPFLFNLFRLADAQTDGFGYSSLVWWGASEKVYRTISDIGMLRLSPPITDALFESGWLINARFHYFNLHGAENTEYWYGQKDQNYPLDFPLLPIALSPQTVGQADVSGSIVYTEACYGANILSKKKSSSIALRFMAEGALGLVGSTKISYGVSAPPLSGADLLGLYFWQNVKDGLPLGEALRKAKVSFLNATLERQGWLDGDDQKTLLEFVLYGDPAARLEGIDIKKTEQKIAALKPAHSRPHLFCQRKLPSHALGDVSQELVYKVVQHVVSCYPEMSEASLRFSCRESCRGQCGAACQCGKERPHRHVVDSPQKITTFTSQKSLPTQDGAHLSRIARVTVDHSGNIIKTLISK